Proteins from a genomic interval of Flammeovirgaceae bacterium SG7u.111:
- a CDS encoding SDR family NAD(P)-dependent oxidoreductase, whose amino-acid sequence MKKTILITGSTDGIGKLTAIKFAKEGHDVYLHGRNPKKLSDAISEVKSLSKNDNIKGFVADFSALDSVRKLARQIIKELPKIDVLINNAGVFKSSSPFNKDGLDMRIVVNYLAPYLLTKELIPLLNKGIEPRILNLSSAAQSSVDYDVLSGKKQEHEQEAYAQSKLALTMWSFYLAEKVQNIAVIAVNPGSLLNTKMVMEAYGNSWSSADKGANILFDLAISDDYKNMTGAYYDNDTKGFEAAHSDAYDEVKIETLIKVTTSMLTA is encoded by the coding sequence ATGAAAAAGACCATATTAATAACCGGAAGCACAGATGGAATAGGCAAGCTTACTGCAATAAAGTTTGCCAAGGAAGGGCATGACGTTTACCTTCACGGTAGAAACCCCAAAAAGCTTTCTGATGCGATCTCAGAAGTGAAATCACTATCAAAAAATGATAATATAAAAGGATTTGTAGCAGATTTTTCAGCATTGGATTCAGTAAGGAAGTTGGCTCGGCAAATCATAAAAGAGCTGCCCAAAATTGATGTGCTCATCAATAATGCAGGTGTGTTTAAAAGTTCTTCACCATTCAATAAAGATGGTTTGGACATGCGAATTGTTGTAAATTATTTGGCTCCCTATTTACTTACAAAAGAGTTGATCCCTTTACTAAACAAAGGAATAGAACCACGCATTTTGAACCTAAGCTCGGCTGCACAGTCTTCGGTAGACTATGACGTATTATCTGGGAAAAAACAGGAACATGAACAGGAAGCCTATGCTCAAAGCAAATTAGCGCTGACCATGTGGAGCTTTTATTTGGCAGAAAAGGTTCAAAATATAGCAGTGATTGCCGTAAACCCAGGCTCTTTATTAAACACGAAAATGGTAATGGAAGCCTATGGAAACTCTTGGTCTTCCGCTGATAAAGGGGCAAATATCTTATTTGACTTGGCAATATCTGACGATTATAAAAACATGACTGGAGCCTATTACGATAATGATACCAAGGGCTTTGAGGCAGCTCATTCAGATGCTTATGACGAAGTGAAAATTGAAACTCTCATTAAAGTAACTACCTCTATGCTAACAGCGTAA